Within Massilia endophytica, the genomic segment CCCAGGAGCAGCCAGCCAGCGGGTTCGGGCACCACGAGCACCTGGCCTGGACCGCCGATGGTGGTGCTGAACTGGCCGAAGTCGGCGTTGCTGAAGCCGGTGGTGACGTAGAGGTACGTCGTGCCAGCGTAGAGCGGTCCCGCGAAGCCGGAGGTGGTAAAGGTGAGGAGGTCGTCGTTGGCGCCGATGGCATTGGCGAGCGGATTGGCCGGGTCGAAGGAATACTGGTACATGAAGATGAAGTTGTCGAAACTTGCGGTGCTGAGAAAGCTGTAGATGCCGTCCATGCTGACCTGGAAGGCCAGGATGTCGTAGGCCACTTCGGTGCCGATGCCCGACAGGACGCTGAGATCTTCCGTGGGGCGGTTGAACGTGGAGGCGCCGGTGGTGTTGCCGGTGATGGTAAAGATGTCGGCCCGGGCGGGAGGCGCCAGGGCCAGCAGCAGGACGACGGCGGAAAGGACGGCGCGCAGGCGGGCGATGCACATGATGACTCCCCTTTCGGTAATGTTTATCGTTTTGTCATTTTTGCATGCAGGAAAAACATTAATTTGAGCTGAATCGAGGAAACTGCCGGATGCGTGCGGAAGGGGATTGGGTTACAATGAAGGCCTGTCTGGGGACGACCTGGTTTCGACGTGGGTTGCGAAGCAGAACAGGGCATACCGAGGGCTGGTCACCTCGTAAATACATCCAGAAACAAACTAACTGCAAACGATAACTCGTACGCACTGGCAGCTTAATGCTGCTAGCCCTGCAGCGCCTCTTCCCTAGGGCGTGCCGGCAACGGCGGCAGGGTCATTTATAGGGAATCGCACTATGAGGGGTCACTTCAAGTAGTGCTAAATCTAAGGTGAATCGGCTATCCAAAGCGTGCTCGTCCGCGTTGTCTAGCTTAAATTAATCGGCAGAGCTAAGTATGTAGAACTGTCTGTAGAGTGCTTGCGGACGCGGGTTCGATTCCCGCCGTCTCCACCAACCAACAAAAGCCAAGGGGCCAGCTTTCGCTGGCCCCTTGGCTTTTGTTGGTTGATAGAGCCGCCGGGGACCGAATCCGCGTCCGGCCGAAGGCCGGGCGCGGGGGCGGAGCAGGGGTTTCGGCTCGCCCGCGAGCCGCCTGCGGAGCGACGCGCGCGAACGCGCGCGGCTATGAGCGGATTCGCGCGCAGCGACGGCCGCTTGCAAGCGGCCGGCTCTCCGATTCGCCCATTCACGAAATCGCTTTGCGATTTCGCGCCCGCGAAGCGAGCTCAACAGCCAAACTCAGCAGTAAATATCAAGGCATCAAGGTGAAATTGACATTAATGGGGCTCACAACGCTCACATCCACAGTCGCCACCGACTTCGTAGCATAACCTGTCGCCGATGCATCAACGCGGTACTGTGCCAATGGCGGTGTAGTCGTCGCGGTAGCGAAGGCCAAGGGAAGGGTAGCGCTATAAGCCGCGTAGCGCGGTGACGCGATGGGCAGGTTCTCAAGCGTGTATGCGCCACCGCCGATCGGCGTGAGCGTGTACTTCAGCGTCACAGTCGGACCGCCCGCAATAGTCTGCATCGCCGAAACTTGGGCCGGTTCCGTGGTGCTACCCGGAGTCAAGCTCACATTGCCGCCGATGCTGCGGCCGCCCGGAGAAAGCACCGGCGCAATCGGCGCAGCGGAAGTGCTGAGCTGAGTCATGGCGCTGGCCGTCACCGGCACGGCCCCCACCACGCTGGCGGAATAACCATCACCCGTGATCACCACATCGTAGTTCCCCGCGGGCAGGCGAGCCAGGGCAAACTCCCCCGTGGCCGGATTCGGCGTGGTGGACGCCACGATCACACCGTTCTGCTGCGCCGACACGGCCACATGGCTCGCCAGGGCCGTGGTGGACACAAAGCCGCTGATCCCGTTCAGCGTGAACGGCACCACCTTCACCACCGGTTTCAGGCTGTAGCTGCCGCTATTGCCTTTCTTGACGATGGATTTGCAGGCATCGAAATCCATCACCAGGTCTACGCGCTGGCCTGCGGCCACATCGAACTCGTTCACCAGCTTGATACCGCTTTGCAGGGCGCTCGGCGTATCGACCGGCACTTCGGAAGTGGTGCCCGACCTGACGACGGTGTTGCTGTTCGCGCCCCCGTCCAGCACCAGGCGCAGCTGGCTGTAATGGCCCGCGTTCAGCGAGGCCGTACCCAGCCCCTCCAGCGCTCCGTTATTCAGGTTGAGCAGGTTGATCTTCTTCGCGGGCGACAGGGTGATGTCGGTCCAGCCGCTGTCGGTGTCGCTGGCCGACGAGCTCTGATGGATGCGGACCTTGGAAACTGTCACGTTCACGGCATCGAAACCGCAGGCCGGCGCATCGGTCATGGACACGGCGACAGTGCCCATCTGGGCGGGCGGCGGCGTGGAGCTGCCACCGCCACCGCCGCCTCCACAGGCGGTCAGCAGGCTCGCGGTGGCGAGAAGGGAGAGGGCAGGAAGGGAGTGTTTCATGATGGACCTCTTGATATCTGTGTGGTGAGGCCATTGTCCGTTCCTGCTGGAAAATAAATGGTTAGCTGACGCACATAGTAACGGACTGTTACACAATGATGAGCTAGCCACGAGGCAGCCGCACCCAGTGCGTTGCCTCCATCATGTAAGGCGCAAAGAGGAAGTCCCGTATCGTCGCGATATGATCCTCCTGCCATTCCAGCAGCGCGAAGTGCGAAGGGATGTCCATCGCGCCGCCGCTGTCGAACACCAGCATGGCGGGCCGCCCCTCCACGGCGCCGAAGTCGAAGCGCCACTTCGTTTCCTCCGCATAGCGGGTGAAGTACAGGCCGATGCTCTTGCTGCCCGCCAGTTTCAGCTTGTTGACCAGATCGAGTTTGTGGCCATGCTTGCCTGCCGCTGATGCAGGATGCGGACCGCCAGAAGATCGCGAACTATGTCCGGCTTTTTCAAGACGGAGACTTCGACGCCATCCGCGCCCTGCTGGCGGAGGATGTCCTTCGAAGTTCTCCACCACCGTCCCTTCCGCATGCGCGCGGAGCGCCTTGATCAGGCTCTCCTGGAGCACGTCTTCGCCATCCACGGCCGATCCCGTCATGCAAGCGCAGTAGCGGTGCAGCCTTGATCTGAGCTGCTGAAGGCGAAGTTCGAAGTCCGTGATGTTCATGCTTGTCGTTGTTCGCTGTAGACCGCCCCGCCACGATGGATTCCAACTTCGCCAGCTCCAGGATTTGCGGAAAATAGGCCATCATCCGGGAATCGGCGCGCATGGCTTCAACGGCTTCCGGCGACTCCCATTCCGAGTATATCGTGACGCTGCCCCCATCGAACATAAGCGCCATGGCAAGCTTCGCACGCCAAGGAGGTACCACCTGCACCCATTTCACGGCGGTGCGTTCCCTTACAGATGGCATACAAATTCGCGAAGGCCGCCAGCAAACGAAATGTTTCCATGAAACAATAAATCAGCACTTCAACGGGAGGAAAGCTGACATGGAACACTTCATTGCTGGCCGGGCGCTGCTCGCGCTTGTGGCAACTTCTTTTATGCTGTTGGCAAGCGTGCCTGTCGAGGCCGGAGGGGCTCCGCCGCAGCTGCCGTCCAGGCAAAGTGCGTATTCCCACTTTGCCACACAGCAGCATCAGCCACTGCAGGAGGGGGCCGTAAAGCAGGAAGTGTCATCCCTTCGAAAGGCTGGCGGCAGGCGCCTGGCCACAAGCCTGGATTGCGCAGCAGATACTGCCACAACCTTCTCCTTGCGGGGGCCGGCCCTGTTGGACCGCTTGGCCCAATTTGACCCGGACTGCATGGAGAGCCTGACTGCATTCTTCGAAATCAATGACGCCACGCTGAGCTACTACAACAATGATAGTTTGCGCACAGTGGCAACAGCGATAGCGGAGCGTTCGGCACAGTACACTCCCGAGAATGGGCAGTCGATCCGCCAGATGCTCGTTTTCCTGCGGACCGGCCAGTACGTTGCCTTCTACTCCGGGCAGAGGCTGGTACTGGATGCGCACACGCGTACGAGCATTGCCAATGCCTTGTTATCCTTTGCCGCCAGCCCCCGCTTCCTCGACCCGTCGCCCGAACACGGGACCTTGATGTGGGATTACTTTGTCGTCCTTGGTGGGGCCGACCGCTTCGCTGAATTGGTACCTGGCGGTTTTCGCTATCTGGAGGCAATGCTGGCCAATCCGGACTTCCGCAGTGAACACCAGCTGGACGCGATCGCGGATTTCTTCAACGCCCTCATACGCGGCAACAATAATAATGATCCCGGTCTTGCGCAGCTGTTCAGCACAATCCCGGCGTTCTACAGCGAGAGCCTGCGCCAGGCGGCGCTGTACTTTCGGGAGCCTCTCCCCGGTGCCGAGCATGCCAGCAATCGCGCCGCAACCGGTGCGCTGATGGCTTACACGTTCATGTTGCAACATCCGACGGCGCGTCCGCTGGTCCTGCCACGGCTTTCCGAAGTGCTTGCCGCATACGAAAGGTTTTCTGCTCCCTGGATGGGAGCTGTCTCTGTCATGGACTACGCAGCGAGCCAGGATTGCGCTGCATTTGACTTGTGCCGCGTTACATTGGAGCCGGAAATCCGTGCATTAGTCTTTCCGAATACCTTCGTATTTGATGATGGAAGACTGAAAATGCAGACGGCGCTCGATGTGGGGACAGCACAACAACTGTACCACGCGATCAAGCAGGTTAAGGCTCAGTACCACCGCAAAACACGCGCCTCTACGCCACTGGACGACGATCCCAACGAGGTGCTGACCATGCGCATCTACGGATCGCGCAGTGCGTATGAACGCTTCCAGTATTACCTGGAAGGCCTGGATACGGACAATGGCGGCATGTATATTGAAGTTGGTGCCACCTTCTACACCTACGAAAGAACGCCGCAGGAATCTACCTTGACGCTTGAGGAACTGCTGCGCCATGAATACACGCACTATTTGGAGGGGCGTTACACGGAGCATGGAGTGTTCGGCGACCCCGTTTACGACAATAACCGGCTGACCTGGTTCGACGAAGGCGCTGCCGAGTTCTTCGCAGGGTCCACCCAGACCGATGGCGTCAAGATACGCCGCGCTTTGCTTGAGAAGGTCTACAACGATGGCGCAGATCGTATGGCGGTGGCGGACTTCATTGGGGCCAGCTACGACTCTGGGTTCGACTTCTACTATTATGCGGGTCTGTTCTTCCACTTTCTCGACGCCCAGCGCCCCGACATTCTGCGTGGCTTATTTTCCAGGCTGCGTGCCAATGACGTTTCGGGTTTCGATGTGCTGGTGGCGCAGCTCAAAACCGACCCCGCTATTCAGCTGGCATATAGCAGCTTCCTCGACCAGCAATTGAGCACCTTGGAAACCGTACCCGTTTTCACGGCTGGCGAGCGCTTCAATCCGGCGGGCTTTGCGATCGACAATGTGGCCGACCTGCAGAGCCGGTTGCGGTCCTTCCTGCCAGATAGCGAATGCGTGTCAACCTTTGTAAACATGAATTCACGTGCTGCCTGCGCTGGCATCCTTGCGGCTGCAAGCGCCGACGCAGTACTGAACACCGCGATCAAGGCTGCCCTCCAGACTGGACTGAACAACTGGCGTACACTGGTTTGCCATGATACAGGCGAAGCCACGGATGGCATGCAGCCCTATGTATGCGAGGCAGGCATGCGCCAGCAAGGGACGCCCCGCGATGAAACGCCAGGAGCGCCGAGCGACGTGGTCGCGACTCAGGTGGGCGCACAGGTTCAAGTGGCATTCGCTCCGCAGCCAGATGCGTTCGGAAACTACGGCGGCAGCCATATGGTAATAGCGAGTCCCGGAGGGCAAAGCGCGGCCGGCAGCGGCAGTCCGATCGTCATGGATGGCCTGGAGTCCGGAGTGACGTACACTTTCGTGGTAACGACGACACGTTATGGAGTGAGCAGCGAGCCGTCCAATCCGAGCAACAGCGTGACGTTCGAAGGACCGTTGCCGCAACTGGGCACTCAGCCTTCCAGTGCGTCTGGTATCGGGGCCTGGATTCAGGTGGAGCCTGGCGGGCTGATCATCCGATGGGCCGATCCCGTGCCGGGCACTTACGTGCTCAAATTGGATGACGGTCAGCGGTCGATATACTACGGAGGCCATTCTCCAGGCTATGCGCCAATACTGTATTCCCTGTTTGGTCTCAACGGCACTGAAACGTTGCGCGGTCAGTTCTACCACTACGATGGGCAGCGCTTCGTCGCCAGAATGCCAGAGTTTGCCATTAGCTTGGCGAACTTTTCAGGGGCGATGCCGCCCGCGCTGTCGTCGGACAGTGGCAGCAAGAAGATCTACTACGGTGGACACTATGTCGACAATGCAGAAGTGGACTAGTGCAGCGTTAGTAAGCTGCGTGCGACTACTCTTCCGAGCCTATCGTGACGCTGCGGCCGTGCTCTCCCGCAATCGACCGCCTCGATCACCAGCCTTCGAGCGTGCTGAGCACTCTCGATGTTCTGCTTCAGAAGCGCGGCGAGCCCCGCCTGCTACTCGAACTGCCGCGCCTCGCCGCACACCAGGTCCTGTAGCAGTTCGCGCGGCAGCGCGGGGCTGAAGTAGAAGCCTTGCACCTGGTCGCAGCCGAGATCGCGCAGGAAAGCGAGCTGCTCCCTAGTTTCCACTCCTTCGGCGACGACCTTCAGCTTCAGATTGTGTCCCAGCGCGACAATGGCCCGGGTGATGACCGCATCCCCTTCGCCGATTTCACCCAGGAAGGACCTGTCGATCTTGATGTAGTCCACGGGGAACTTCTGCAGATGGCTCAGGCTCGAGTAACCCGTGCCGAAGTCGTCGATCGAGAGGCGCACGCCCAGCGCCTTCAATTCCGCCAGCGCCTCCATCGCCTCGGCCGGATTGTCCATCAGCTGGCTTTCGGTGACCTCCAGCTCCAGCATCTGCGGCGGCACTCCGTGCTGTTGCAGGGTTTCGCCCAGCAAGGTGGCGAAGCGGCGATGCCGCAGCTGCCGCGCCGAGAGGTTGACGGAGATTACGAAATCCGGAACGCCGAGAGCCAGCAGCGTTTTCAAGGCGCCGCAGGCCTCGCCGAGCACCCACTCTCCCAGAGGCACGATCAGGCCCGTTTCTTCGGCAATCGGAATGAACTTGTCGGGCGGGATCAGTCCCCGCTCCGGATGGTTCCAGCGCACCAGGGCCTCGGCGCCCACTACCCGCGCCGTGCGCACGTCGATCTTGGGCTGGTAGCCCAGCACCAGCTGGCTGTGCTGGATCGCCGCGCTGAGGCTGGCCTCCAGCAGCAGGCGCTGGTGGACCGCCTGGTTCAGCGCGGGCGAATAGAACTGGCAGTTGTTCTTGCCCAGTGCCTTGGCATGGTACATGGCCGCATCGGCCGCCCGCATGATGCGGTCGACATTATCCCCGTCGCGCGGGAAGACGCTGACACCGATGCTGGCCCCGCACAGGATCTCCTGGCCTGCCGCGGCGATGGGCGCGCCGATACTGGCGCGCATGCGCTCGACCAGGTCCGCCACGTGTTCGTAGCTGGGCTGGCCGGTGACAAGCACCACGAACTCGTCGCCCCCCACGCGCGCCACCGTATCGTCGCCGCGCATGTTCTCCCGCAGGCGGCGGGCGATTTCGAGCAGCACGGCGTCGCCGGTATCGTGTCCGAAACTGTCGTTGATGTGCTTGAAGTTGTCGAGATCGATAAAGGCGAGCGCGCCGTTCGTCTTGTTGCGCACGGCATGGCCGATCGCCGATTTCAGCCGTTCGTGTAGCAGCGTCCTGTTCGCCAGCCCGGTGAGTGGATCATGGTGGGCCAGGTGGTGCAGCCGTCTTTCGTAGTGCCTGGCTGCCGTGATGTCGTTGATGACGGCGACGAAATGGGTCACCTCGCCATCACTGTTGGACACCGGGTCGATGCGCAGGTCGTTCCAGAACATTTCCCCGTTCTTCTTCGCGTTGCGCAGGATGGCCCGCACGCTCTGCTTGCGTTTGAGCGCCTCGCGGATGCGCTGGTGCTCGGCGACATCGCAGCCTTCAATGCGCATGAAGCGCGGGTCGCGGCCTTTGATTTCTCCCAGTACATAGCCGGTAAGCTGCTCGAAGGCGGGATTGACGTACTCGATCCGGTGTTCGCCCTCGTCGCAGCAGGTGATGACGATGGCGTTGACGCTGGAGTAGATGGCGCGCTCGCGGATGCGCAGCGCCTGCTCCGCGCTCCTGCGGGCAGAGATGTCGAGCCCGGTTCCGAAGACGCAGGGCCGGCCGCCCAGGCTGGTGCGCGCGCAGTTGAACAGGTAGGTCGTGCGCTTGCCCCGCTGGCCAATCAGTTCCGCTTCATGCGAAGAAACGCCCAGCTCGAAGGCCTCCTGAATCTTCTGGCGGATGCCGGGCCACACGCTGGCCTGGAAGAATTCGTTGACGCCGTGCACAGGCAGCTCTTCGCCCCGCATTTCCAGCGCATCCTCCAGCTGGTGATTCCACAGCAGCAGATGGCTGGTCTGGTCGACGATATAGAACACGCAGGGCAGGCCCTCGATGATATCGGCCACCGGCAGGTCCTGGAGCAAGCCGTAGCGCGACGGCGACTGGCTGGCGCGCGGGATCACGATAATGCTGTACAGCTCCTGCTGGCGCGGGTCCGCGGAGTGGGGCGTGACGGTGATGCGCACCGGCACGCGCCGCCCGTCGGCGCACTTCAGCTGCCCGGAGGAATCGAGATCCTTGCGCTCGCCGGCCAGTGCGGTCCAGCTGGCCCCATCGTCCAGTTCGACGACGTCATCGAGCGTCTTGCCCTGCCAGGCGTCCGGCGGGGCCGCCGCAAGCTCCTCGCAGGCGCGGTTCCAGCCCACGAGGGCGCCGCCTGCGTCCACGACGAATACGGCGAGGGGTAGTGCTCCAAGCTTCACCTGGCCTCCTTTGCCTGTCGGGTCAACCCGGCCATTCCGCCATGCGGGCGCCGAATTCCATCATAGCGCAGCACGCGCTGCGCAGCCTGGATCGTTGAACCGTGCAGGCGCGGGATGCTACCGAAGCTGCGCCGATTCCCGCTGCACGCTCATGAGGATGCCTGCGCCCAGGCCCAAGGTCATGAGCGCCGTACCGCCATAGCTGAAGAAGGGCAGGGGCACGCCCACTACCGGGAAGATGCCGCTCACCATGCCGATGTTTACGAAGGCATAGGTGAAGAAGATCATGGTGATCGCGCCCGCCAGCAGCCGCGAAAAGGCGGTGGCGGCGCGCCCGGTGATGTGCAGGCCGCGCACGATCAGCAGGAAGTAGAGCGCCAGGAGCAGCACATTCCCGGCCAGCCCGAATTCCTCCGCATACACGGAGAAGATGAAGTCGGTCGAACGCTCCGGGATGAAGCCCAGGTGCCCCTGCGTGCCGGAGAGCCAGCCCTTGCCCGATACGCCACCCGAGCCGATGGCGATGCCCGACTGGAGGATCTGGAAGCCCTTGCCCATCGGATCGGCGGACGGATCGATCAGGGTGAGCACGCGCTCGCGCTGGTAGTCGTGCAGCAGCGGCCACGCGAGCGGAATGCTGGCCAGGCCCACGAACGCCAGCGCGCCCAGCGCCTTCCACGACAGCCCCGCCAGCAGGATCACATAAAAGCCCGCA encodes:
- a CDS encoding sensor domain-containing protein; the encoded protein is MKLGALPLAVFVVDAGGALVGWNRACEELAAAPPDAWQGKTLDDVVELDDGASWTALAGERKDLDSSGQLKCADGRRVPVRITVTPHSADPRQQELYSIIVIPRASQSPSRYGLLQDLPVADIIEGLPCVFYIVDQTSHLLLWNHQLEDALEMRGEELPVHGVNEFFQASVWPGIRQKIQEAFELGVSSHEAELIGQRGKRTTYLFNCARTSLGGRPCVFGTGLDISARRSAEQALRIRERAIYSSVNAIVITCCDEGEHRIEYVNPAFEQLTGYVLGEIKGRDPRFMRIEGCDVAEHQRIREALKRKQSVRAILRNAKKNGEMFWNDLRIDPVSNSDGEVTHFVAVINDITAARHYERRLHHLAHHDPLTGLANRTLLHERLKSAIGHAVRNKTNGALAFIDLDNFKHINDSFGHDTGDAVLLEIARRLRENMRGDDTVARVGGDEFVVLVTGQPSYEHVADLVERMRASIGAPIAAAGQEILCGASIGVSVFPRDGDNVDRIMRAADAAMYHAKALGKNNCQFYSPALNQAVHQRLLLEASLSAAIQHSQLVLGYQPKIDVRTARVVGAEALVRWNHPERGLIPPDKFIPIAEETGLIVPLGEWVLGEACGALKTLLALGVPDFVISVNLSARQLRHRRFATLLGETLQQHGVPPQMLELEVTESQLMDNPAEAMEALAELKALGVRLSIDDFGTGYSSLSHLQKFPVDYIKIDRSFLGEIGEGDAVITRAIVALGHNLKLKVVAEGVETREQLAFLRDLGCDQVQGFYFSPALPRELLQDLVCGEARQFE
- a CDS encoding DUF4382 domain-containing protein — translated: MKHSLPALSLLATASLLTACGGGGGGGSSTPPPAQMGTVAVSMTDAPACGFDAVNVTVSKVRIHQSSSASDTDSGWTDITLSPAKKINLLNLNNGALEGLGTASLNAGHYSQLRLVLDGGANSNTVVRSGTTSEVPVDTPSALQSGIKLVNEFDVAAGQRVDLVMDFDACKSIVKKGNSGSYSLKPVVKVVPFTLNGISGFVSTTALASHVAVSAQQNGVIVASTTPNPATGEFALARLPAGNYDVVITGDGYSASVVGAVPVTASAMTQLSTSAAPIAPVLSPGGRSIGGNVSLTPGSTTEPAQVSAMQTIAGGPTVTLKYTLTPIGGGAYTLENLPIASPRYAAYSATLPLAFATATTTPPLAQYRVDASATGYATKSVATVDVSVVSPINVNFTLMP
- a CDS encoding collagenase, yielding MEHFIAGRALLALVATSFMLLASVPVEAGGAPPQLPSRQSAYSHFATQQHQPLQEGAVKQEVSSLRKAGGRRLATSLDCAADTATTFSLRGPALLDRLAQFDPDCMESLTAFFEINDATLSYYNNDSLRTVATAIAERSAQYTPENGQSIRQMLVFLRTGQYVAFYSGQRLVLDAHTRTSIANALLSFAASPRFLDPSPEHGTLMWDYFVVLGGADRFAELVPGGFRYLEAMLANPDFRSEHQLDAIADFFNALIRGNNNNDPGLAQLFSTIPAFYSESLRQAALYFREPLPGAEHASNRAATGALMAYTFMLQHPTARPLVLPRLSEVLAAYERFSAPWMGAVSVMDYAASQDCAAFDLCRVTLEPEIRALVFPNTFVFDDGRLKMQTALDVGTAQQLYHAIKQVKAQYHRKTRASTPLDDDPNEVLTMRIYGSRSAYERFQYYLEGLDTDNGGMYIEVGATFYTYERTPQESTLTLEELLRHEYTHYLEGRYTEHGVFGDPVYDNNRLTWFDEGAAEFFAGSTQTDGVKIRRALLEKVYNDGADRMAVADFIGASYDSGFDFYYYAGLFFHFLDAQRPDILRGLFSRLRANDVSGFDVLVAQLKTDPAIQLAYSSFLDQQLSTLETVPVFTAGERFNPAGFAIDNVADLQSRLRSFLPDSECVSTFVNMNSRAACAGILAAASADAVLNTAIKAALQTGLNNWRTLVCHDTGEATDGMQPYVCEAGMRQQGTPRDETPGAPSDVVATQVGAQVQVAFAPQPDAFGNYGGSHMVIASPGGQSAAGSGSPIVMDGLESGVTYTFVVTTTRYGVSSEPSNPSNSVTFEGPLPQLGTQPSSASGIGAWIQVEPGGLIIRWADPVPGTYVLKLDDGQRSIYYGGHSPGYAPILYSLFGLNGTETLRGQFYHYDGQRFVARMPEFAISLANFSGAMPPALSSDSGSKKIYYGGHYVDNAEVD
- a CDS encoding PEP-CTERM sorting domain-containing protein (PEP-CTERM proteins occur, often in large numbers, in the proteomes of bacteria that also encode an exosortase, a predicted intramembrane cysteine proteinase. The presence of a PEP-CTERM domain at a protein's C-terminus predicts cleavage within the sorting domain, followed by covalent anchoring to some some component of the (usually Gram-negative) cell surface. Many PEP-CTERM proteins exhibit an unusual sequence composition that includes large numbers of potential glycosylation sites. Expression of one such protein has been shown restore the ability of a bacterium to form floc, a type of biofilm.); translation: MCIARLRAVLSAVVLLLALAPPARADIFTITGNTTGASTFNRPTEDLSVLSGIGTEVAYDILAFQVSMDGIYSFLSTASFDNFIFMYQYSFDPANPLANAIGANDDLLTFTTSGFAGPLYAGTTYLYVTTGFSNADFGQFSTTIGGPGQVLVVPEPAGWLLLGLGLGVLALTRRRAQSSSS
- the rodA gene encoding rod shape-determining protein RodA — protein: MNPASVPERLRGWLAVDGPLALCIGVLLAAGLVTLYSAAADFPGRFALQLRNVAIALGIMWTAANVRPQQLLRMAPAVYVLGVLLLLAVYAAGVSKKGAQRWLHLGVDIQPSEIMKIAMPLMLAWFFHQFAAMQRWHRFAVAALLLAIPVALILKQPDLGTALLVLAAGFYVILLAGLSWKALGALAFVGLASIPLAWPLLHDYQRERVLTLIDPSADPMGKGFQILQSGIAIGSGGVSGKGWLSGTQGHLGFIPERSTDFIFSVYAEEFGLAGNVLLLALYFLLIVRGLHITGRAATAFSRLLAGAITMIFFTYAFVNIGMVSGIFPVVGVPLPFFSYGGTALMTLGLGAGILMSVQRESAQLR